Proteins from a genomic interval of Acanthopagrus latus isolate v.2019 chromosome 7, fAcaLat1.1, whole genome shotgun sequence:
- the nemp1 gene encoding nuclear envelope integral membrane protein 1 — protein MAGCMKIINGFISESAKLMFFMVLLTSLLQTSQQATGNKPSVIDLEDGETYLVSGSNRFCYKNSVAPTWRQTWTRIQVKVWSSNVFKTVIVEGEEELQELDRFTFWGWFQSLLRERHNETSINISLFSKKTCFKIEPADKTTYTVKPLRKFDFYLFLVFLAGMMLFIFADSLSRSQVFFYSAGMSTGMIASLIILFFILARFLPKKSPFYVLIAGGWSFSIYAIQLVCRNLNVILREHWNVALGYVAVVGFISFAVCYRYGPLVDEKSINILSWTLQLFGLLLVYLGIQIQQVAFAIIVAALFSKNLEYPVLLVVAAWRKMRRFFNWKLEPRRLLTEEEYQKEGEEETRRALEELRKHCNSPEFSPWKAVSRLQSPKRFADFIEGSPHLMPNEVSVHVQEYGFGGSFFEDEFFDTDDEEDEIKPMMKPE, from the exons GTAACAAACCTTCAGTAATTGATCTCGAGGATGGAGAGACCTATCTCGTGTCAGGGTCCAACAGGTTCTGTTATAAAAACTCTGTAGCACCCACCTGGAGGCAGACATGGACAAGAATTCAG GTCAAAGTGTGGAGCTCAAATGTGTTTAAGACTGTAATTgtggaaggtgaggaggagctgcaggagctggacCGCTTCACTTTCTGGGGCTGGTTCCAGAGCTTGTTACGCGAGCGGCACAATGAAACCTCTATTAACATCAGTCTGTTCAGCAAGAAGACGTGCTTCAAAATCGAGCCTGCTGACAAAACTACGTACACTGTCAAGCCACTTCGAA AGTTTgatttctatttgtttttggtCTTCCTGGCCGGAATGATGTTGTTCATCTTTGCAGACTCACTCAGCag GAGTCAAGTCTTCTTCTACTCTGCTGGTATGAGCACCGGCATGATCGCCTCTCTCATCatcctctttttcattttagcaCGCTTTTTGCCAAAA AAAAGCCCTTTTTATGTGTTGATTGCTGGCGGCTGGTCATTTTCTATTTACGCCATCCAGCTTGTCTGCAGGAACCTCAACGTAATTCTGCGAGAACACTGGAATGTGGCATTAG GTTATGTAGCAGTTGTGGGATTCATCAGTTTTGCTGTGTGTTACCGTTACGGTCCTCTTGTGGATGAGAAGAGCATCAACATCTTGTCGTGGACGCTGCAGCTGTTTGGGCTGCTTCTGGTTTATTTGGGGATTCAAATTCAGCAAGTTGCCTTCGCCATCATCGTGGCAGCGCTGTTCTCCAAAAACCTGGAGTATCCAGTCTTACTGGTAGTTGCTGCATGGAG GAAAATGAGACGATTTTTTAACTGGAAACTGGAGCCACGTCGCCTGTTGACTGAGGAGGAATAtcagaaggagggagaggaagagactcGGCGTGCACTGGAGGAGCTCAGGAAGCACTGTAACAGCCCAGAATTCAGCCCATGGAAGGCGGTGTCCAGGCTTCAGTCTCCGAAAAG ATTTGCAGATTTCATTGAAGGGTCCCCTCACTTGATGCCAAATGAGGTGTCTGTCCACGTGCAGGAATATGGCTTTGGAGGATCTTTTTTTGAGGATGAATTTTTTGACACAGACGACGAGGAAGACGAGATCAAGCCTATGATGAAACCAGAGTGA
- the ormdl2 gene encoding ORM1-like protein 2 — MNVGVAHSEVNPNTRVMNSRGIWLTYMLLTVVLHIVLLSIPFFTVPLVWTLTNVIHNLVMYLFLHTVKGTPFETPDQGKARLLTHWEQMDYGVQFTSSRKFLTISPIVLYILASFYTKYDPTHFFINTGSLLSVLLPKLPQFHGVRLFGINKY, encoded by the exons ATGAATGTGGGCGTAGCTCACAGCGAGGTGAATCCCAACACGAGGGTCATGAACAGCAGAGGGATATGGCTCACCTACATGCTGCTGACCGTCGTGTTGCACATCGTCCTGCTCAGCATTCCTTTCTTCACCGTGCCGCTCGTCTGGACCCTCACAAACGTCATTCACAACCTG gtgaTGTACCTGTTTCTACACACAGTGAAGGGCACTCCTTTTGAGACACCAGACCAAGGCAAAGCTCGTCTGCTCACACACTGGGAACAGATGGACTACGGTGTCCAGTTCACATCTTCGCGCAAATTCCTCACCATCTCACCAATTGTTCT gtataTTCTCGCCAGTTTCTACACAAAATACGATCCCACGCATTTCTTCATCAACACAGGCTCCCTCCTTAGCGTCCTCCTCCCAAAGTTGCCTCAGTTTCATGGAGTACGGCTATTTGGGATCAACAAATACTGA